The DNA segment GCAATTTGAAAACGTCAGTGCCAATCGCTGGAGGGTACAATTACCAACGCCAAGAGCAGAGCAAGCAGAATCTTCTTCCAGAAATATCTATAATCTGGTAAACCTTGAGCCAGATCCTGACACCAAACCGGAGTTATCTAATCGAGTTGCCAGCGCCACACCTGGAACAACTCAAATTCAGAACTTGCAGGTAACAGGGGATGGATTATTTCTTCGGACTAATGGCGGCAATCCCCAAGTTAAAATTAATCGGAGTAGCGATCGCAATACCATTTTTATGGATATCGCCGACGCGAGTTTATCATCCAGTCTGACGCAGCGAAATAGTGAAATTAACAGACATGGTGTAAGTCGCGTCGAATTGACTCCTTTAAACAGCCAACCACCCGGTGTCCGCATGACCTTGCGGGTAAACAAAGATAGCCCAGATTGGCGCGCAACTAATAGTAGCGGTGGCGGTTTGGTGGTTTTACCCTCTCGTGTTGTCAGATTACCGGGAAATAGTAATTCCAACAACTCGCAAAACAATCGGCCCGCACCCCCAGCGACCCCCAACATATCAATTGCCAATAATTCACCAGCTACAATTCAATCTGTGGAATTGGGTAATAATGATACGCAGTTACTGATTAGATCAGATCAAAAAGTAAATGCCACTAGTGGATGGGATAGATCCTCTGGTTTGTTCCGAATCACTATTCCCAATGCTAAGTTAGCAGCCAACGTCACCGGCCCAAATTTTACTGCCAATAGTCCCATTCTCCGGGTACGCTTGCAACCTCAAAGCAATTCAGTCGTTGTCTTGGTACAACCAGCATCGGGAGTGCAAATTGGAGAACTAAACCAAGTCAGCAACCAGATTTTGGCTTTACAATTACAAGGCTCTCGTCGGGGTACGGTTGCACTCCCAGCACCCCCAGTGGCGTTACCACCCCTACCACCACCAACCCAAGGACAACTACCCAGTCCAAATGCTCCTCCCCCACCCAGAACCCAGCCAGCGCCACGTCCTGCACCCAAAACTAGAGCAGTAGTGATGATTGACCCCGGACACGGTGGTAGAGACCCAGGCGCAATTGGGATTCGGGGACTCCGTGAGATAGATGTAGCTTTGCCGATTGGC comes from the Nodularia sp. NIES-3585 genome and includes:
- a CDS encoding N-acetylmuramoyl-L-alanine amidase — its product is MKLHWLLPSTVGTIVLLSSPAVAAKLESWRFDANQNRLEINTNGAVQPQAQLIFNPTRLVIDLPGTTFGRPQSTQEIGGAIRAVRVGQFDPQTTRLVVELSPGYTLDPQQVQFENVSANRWRVQLPTPRAEQAESSSRNIYNLVNLEPDPDTKPELSNRVASATPGTTQIQNLQVTGDGLFLRTNGGNPQVKINRSSDRNTIFMDIADASLSSSLTQRNSEINRHGVSRVELTPLNSQPPGVRMTLRVNKDSPDWRATNSSGGGLVVLPSRVVRLPGNSNSNNSQNNRPAPPATPNISIANNSPATIQSVELGNNDTQLLIRSDQKVNATSGWDRSSGLFRITIPNAKLAANVTGPNFTANSPILRVRLQPQSNSVVVLVQPASGVQIGELNQVSNQILALQLQGSRRGTVALPAPPVALPPLPPPTQGQLPSPNAPPPPRTQPAPRPAPKTRAVVMIDPGHGGRDPGAIGIRGLREIDVALPIGKRIAAILEQNGVQAVLTRDSDYFVSLQGRVNLAQRAKADLFVSIHANAISMSRPDVNGLETYYYGSGQSLARSIHSSVLQNVTIRDRNVRQARFFVLRKTSMPSVLVEVGFVTGAEDAARLRTTAYQNQMADAIARGILQHLQRR